The proteins below are encoded in one region of Helianthus annuus cultivar XRQ/B chromosome 2, HanXRQr2.0-SUNRISE, whole genome shotgun sequence:
- the LOC110906409 gene encoding uncharacterized protein At2g29880-like: MIEELNTKLQIELTKKHLKNRLKTLKEHFSQWYDMFRGTSLSGFSWNSETQLIEAEDEVWDKLIESKPDAAALKTKKVSNFNEMLQLFAKDRATGAHAETAKERNARLKENDSINIETIPEVDDFCAANDVVLESQCNTDDDIQVLHPTSSRAKKCKSRKRKVEQQDEDLTSIIMNGVSGVANAILEGNKILERAYHREYTVEEIYNELEPLGLDSHEIRGALNYLATNQAKARMLFSCPPLIRLGLLRDMMGSGN, from the exons ATGATTGAGGAGCTGAACACAAAGCTTCAAATTGAATTGACCAAAAAACATTTGAAGAATCGTTTAAAAACATTGAAAGAGCATTTTTCCCAATGGTACGACATGTTTCGTGGAACGTCATTGAGTGGATTCTCATGGAATTCAGAAACTCAATTAATTGAAGCCGAGGATGAAGTCTGGGATAAATTAATAgaa TCAAAGCCTGATGCTGCGGCATTGAAGACAAAGAAAGTCTCAAACTTCAATGAAATGCTACAACTATTTGCAAAAGACAGGGCAACCGGTGCACATGCTGAAACAGCCAAAGAACGAAATGCCCGACTGAAAGAAAATGACAGCATTAACATAGAAACAATTCCAGAAGTTGATGACTTCTGCGCTGCTAATGATGTAGTTCTGGAGAGCCAATGCAATACTGATGATGATATTCAAGTGCTACATCCTACGTCTTCTCGTGCAAAGAAATGTAAGAGTAGAAAAAGAAAAGTTGAACAACAAGATGAAGATTTAACCTCTATTATTATGAATGGCGTTAGCGGTGTGGCTAATGCTATTTTAGAAGGCAATAAAATACTTGAAAGAGCTTATCATCGCGAGTACACTGTTGAAGAAATTTATAATGAACTGGAGCCATTGGGTTTGGATTCCCATGAAATACGTGGAGCTTTAAATTACTTGGCAACCAACCAAGCAAAAGCAAGGATGCTATTTAGTTGTCCTCCTCTGATACGGTTGGGTTTACTAAGAGATATGATGGGTTCCGGTAACTAA